A window from Flavobacteriales bacterium encodes these proteins:
- a CDS encoding fumarate reductase/succinate dehydrogenase flavoprotein subunit produces MNFDAKIPIGPLAEKWTNHKNNIRLVNPANKRLIDVIVIGTGLAGGSASASLAEMGYNVKAFCFQDSPRRAHSIAAQGGINAAKNYQNDGDSVYRLFYDTIKGGDYRSREANVYRLAEVSANIIDQCVAQGVPFAREYGGLLDNRSFGGVQVSRTFYAKGQTGQQLLLGAYSAMSRQIAKGKIEMYNRHEMLDVVIVDGKARGIIARNLVTGEIERHSAHAVVLASGGYGNVFFLSTNAMGSNVTAAWKAHKKGAAFANPCYTQIHPTCIPVSGESQSKLTLMSESLRNDGRIWVPAEKEDAIAVREGRLKPTDIPEEKRDYYLERRYPSFGNLVPRDVASRAAKERCDAGFGVNQIGEAVFLDFSAAIKRYGATEANVRGHHNPTEEEIVKLGKEVVAAKYGNLFQMYEMITNDNPYETPMKIYPAVHYTMGGIWCDYNLMTTVPGLYATGEANFSDHGANRLGASALMQGLADGYFVLPYTIGDYLADDIRAGAIPTDSPEFDEAEKSVRDQIDRLVNNNGTKTVDHFHKRLGKIMCNDCGMARNKEGLEKAIKEIQALREEFYAEVRVPGSADDLNLELEKAMRVADFMELGELMCHDALNREESAGGHFREEYQTEEGEALRRDDEFAYVAAWEFTGNPSEPKLHKEELKFENVELKTRSYK; encoded by the coding sequence ATGAATTTCGACGCAAAAATACCTATAGGTCCACTCGCGGAGAAGTGGACCAATCATAAGAACAATATTCGTCTCGTAAACCCGGCGAACAAGCGATTGATCGATGTTATCGTGATCGGAACCGGATTGGCCGGAGGTTCTGCTTCGGCATCATTGGCCGAAATGGGCTATAATGTAAAGGCGTTCTGTTTCCAAGATTCACCCAGGCGAGCGCACTCGATCGCCGCGCAAGGTGGAATCAATGCCGCGAAGAATTATCAGAACGACGGGGATTCAGTTTACCGTTTGTTCTACGATACCATTAAAGGTGGTGACTACCGCTCTCGCGAGGCCAACGTTTATCGCCTAGCTGAGGTGTCGGCGAACATCATTGACCAGTGCGTGGCGCAAGGAGTTCCCTTCGCACGTGAGTATGGTGGATTACTGGATAACCGGTCCTTTGGTGGGGTACAGGTAAGTCGGACCTTTTACGCTAAAGGGCAGACCGGACAGCAGCTGTTACTGGGTGCCTATAGTGCCATGAGTCGCCAGATCGCAAAGGGTAAGATCGAAATGTACAACCGACACGAAATGCTCGATGTAGTGATCGTGGACGGAAAAGCTCGTGGGATCATTGCCCGTAACTTGGTCACCGGAGAGATCGAACGACACTCGGCGCACGCCGTGGTGTTGGCCTCAGGGGGTTACGGAAACGTATTCTTCCTGAGCACGAACGCCATGGGATCGAACGTGACTGCGGCATGGAAAGCCCACAAGAAGGGCGCTGCGTTTGCAAATCCGTGCTACACGCAAATTCACCCGACATGTATTCCAGTTTCCGGAGAATCACAGTCGAAACTAACCTTGATGTCGGAGTCGTTGCGTAACGACGGACGAATTTGGGTTCCGGCCGAAAAAGAAGACGCTATCGCCGTTCGCGAAGGCCGCTTGAAGCCGACCGATATTCCCGAAGAAAAAAGAGATTACTATTTGGAGCGTCGCTACCCGAGCTTCGGTAACCTCGTTCCCCGCGATGTGGCTTCGCGTGCAGCGAAGGAGCGTTGCGATGCGGGATTTGGAGTTAACCAAATCGGGGAGGCTGTTTTCCTCGACTTCAGTGCGGCGATCAAGCGATATGGAGCAACGGAAGCCAACGTACGCGGACATCATAATCCGACCGAAGAAGAGATCGTGAAACTCGGTAAGGAAGTAGTAGCCGCCAAGTACGGTAACCTGTTCCAGATGTACGAAATGATCACGAATGACAATCCGTACGAAACACCCATGAAGATTTATCCGGCAGTGCACTACACCATGGGTGGAATTTGGTGCGACTACAACCTCATGACCACGGTGCCCGGGTTGTACGCAACCGGAGAAGCCAACTTCTCGGATCACGGAGCAAACCGCTTGGGTGCATCGGCTTTAATGCAGGGCTTGGCCGATGGATACTTCGTATTGCCTTATACCATTGGTGACTATTTGGCCGATGACATTAGAGCCGGTGCGATTCCAACGGATTCACCCGAGTTCGACGAGGCCGAGAAAAGCGTTCGCGATCAGATCGATCGCCTCGTCAACAATAACGGAACCAAGACCGTTGATCATTTCCACAAGCGTCTCGGTAAGATCATGTGTAACGACTGCGGAATGGCACGTAATAAAGAAGGTTTGGAGAAAGCGATCAAGGAGATCCAGGCCTTGCGCGAAGAATTCTACGCAGAGGTTCGCGTACCGGGATCGGCCGATGATTTGAATCTCGAACTAGAGAAGGCGATGCGCGTAGCCGACTTCATGGAACTCGGCGAATTGATGTGTCACGATGCTTTGAATAGGGAAGAATCGGCGGGTGGTCACTTCCGCGAGGAATACCAAACCGAGGAAGGCGAGGCCCTTCGTCGCGATGATGAGTTTGCGTATGTAGCAGCATGGGAATTCACTGGAAACCCAAGTGAACCGAAGTTGCACAAAGAAGAGCTCAAATTCGAGAACGTTGAATTGAAGACCCGTAGTTACAAATAA
- a CDS encoding succinate dehydrogenase cytochrome b subunit: MSNSGFLGSSLVKKYLMAATGLFLCIFLIGHLAGNLQLFVPGYEGKLAFNEYAVFMTTNPAVKLLSYLTYFSILFHAVDGIMLARQNKAARPEGYVMEKASKNSGWSSRNMALLGVITLAYIIFHMADFWYGYKFGDMPYMMNEAGTAVLTKDGAAIEAGMVRDGHVFDMAGVDKGPVMKDLHEEVVEAFQIWWMVLIYVIGMIAIAFHLWHGVQSAFQSIGVNHEHYTPMIKKIGVAFAVIVPVLFGLIPVYLYFV; encoded by the coding sequence ATGAGTAACTCTGGATTTCTTGGATCTTCGTTAGTTAAAAAGTACTTGATGGCCGCTACCGGATTGTTCCTGTGCATATTTCTCATCGGTCACCTGGCCGGAAACCTACAACTGTTTGTGCCGGGATACGAAGGCAAGTTGGCCTTCAATGAATACGCGGTGTTCATGACGACTAATCCGGCCGTGAAATTGCTTTCATACCTCACGTACTTCTCGATCTTGTTCCACGCCGTGGACGGAATCATGCTGGCTCGTCAAAACAAAGCGGCTCGCCCCGAAGGCTACGTGATGGAAAAGGCATCGAAAAACAGCGGATGGAGTAGCCGGAATATGGCCTTGCTTGGAGTGATCACCTTGGCATACATCATCTTCCACATGGCCGATTTCTGGTACGGGTACAAGTTCGGCGATATGCCGTATATGATGAACGAGGCCGGAACGGCGGTTTTGACCAAGGACGGAGCGGCGATCGAAGCGGGTATGGTTCGCGATGGACATGTGTTCGATATGGCCGGTGTCGATAAAGGGCCCGTAATGAAGGACCTGCACGAAGAAGTCGTTGAGGCATTTCAAATCTGGTGGATGGTCTTGATATACGTGATCGGTATGATCGCTATAGCATTCCACCTATGGCACGGAGTACAAAGTGCCTTCCAGTCGATAGGGGTCAATCACGAGCACTACACGCCGATGATCAAAAAGATTGGAGTGGCCTTTGCCGTGATCGTGCCGGTGCTGTTCGGCCTCATTCCCGTGTACCTCTATTTTGTTTAA
- a CDS encoding aminopeptidase P N-terminal domain-containing protein, translated as MKYDPIPSSLFVKNRKRFTAQIKPNAVAIFNSNDIYPTNADGTRSFVQHSDLFYLSGADQEDTILVLFPDAYHEEHREILFVKETNEHIAIWEGEKLTKDRATEISGIKNVQWLSQFDTIMKTIVSEATVAYLNSNEHLRQGNEVETRDERFRKKIQEQYPLHRYDRANPIMHQIRAIKQEEEIPLMRATCELDVSAFKRVMKFVKPGVMEYEIEAEFLHEYVSKRSRGFGYDPIIASGANACVLHYIENNKECRDGDLLLLDCGCELANYKSDITRTIPVNGRFTQRQKDVYNAVLRVMKESMALLRPGNQLHEYHKEVGKLMESELLGLGLIDKTDIKNQDPKWPAYKKYFMHGTSHYLGLDVHDYGPWDKKMEAGNCFTCEPGIYILEEGIGIRIEDDVLIAEEGLINFTEGAPKEVDEIEDYMNS; from the coding sequence ATGAAATACGATCCCATCCCCTCTTCACTTTTCGTAAAGAACAGAAAACGCTTTACGGCTCAGATTAAACCCAATGCGGTCGCCATCTTCAATTCGAACGATATTTACCCGACCAATGCCGACGGAACCCGATCGTTCGTACAGCACAGCGACCTCTTTTACCTGAGCGGAGCAGATCAAGAAGACACCATACTCGTACTTTTCCCCGATGCCTACCACGAAGAGCATCGCGAAATTTTGTTCGTGAAAGAAACCAACGAGCACATCGCTATCTGGGAGGGAGAAAAGCTGACCAAGGACCGAGCTACTGAAATCAGCGGTATCAAAAATGTTCAGTGGTTGTCGCAGTTCGATACCATCATGAAGACCATCGTGTCCGAGGCTACAGTCGCTTACCTCAACTCGAACGAACACCTCCGCCAAGGCAATGAAGTGGAGACCCGCGACGAGCGATTCCGCAAAAAGATCCAGGAGCAATATCCACTTCACCGTTACGATCGCGCAAATCCGATCATGCATCAGATCCGCGCCATCAAACAAGAGGAGGAAATTCCCCTCATGCGTGCAACTTGCGAACTCGACGTGAGCGCTTTTAAACGTGTCATGAAATTCGTGAAGCCCGGCGTCATGGAATACGAGATCGAAGCGGAGTTCCTGCACGAATACGTGAGCAAACGCTCTCGCGGATTCGGATACGACCCCATTATCGCCAGTGGCGCAAATGCCTGTGTGCTTCACTACATCGAAAACAATAAAGAGTGTAGGGACGGTGATTTGTTGCTGCTCGATTGCGGCTGCGAGCTGGCTAATTACAAAAGCGACATCACCCGAACCATTCCGGTCAACGGTCGCTTTACCCAACGCCAAAAGGATGTGTATAACGCTGTTCTCCGCGTCATGAAAGAATCGATGGCCCTGTTGCGTCCGGGAAACCAACTTCACGAATACCACAAAGAAGTAGGCAAATTGATGGAGTCTGAATTGCTCGGGTTGGGGCTCATCGACAAGACCGACATCAAGAACCAAGACCCAAAATGGCCGGCCTATAAAAAATATTTCATGCACGGCACCAGCCATTACTTAGGTCTCGACGTGCACGATTATGGTCCTTGGGATAAAAAGATGGAAGCCGGCAACTGCTTCACTTGTGAGCCCGGTATCTACATCCTCGAAGAGGGCATCGGTATCCGCATCGAGGACGATGTACTCATTGCCGAGGAAGGACTAATCAACTTCACCGAGGGTGCTCCTAAGGAGGTCGATGAGATCGAAGATTATATGAACAGCTAA
- a CDS encoding alpha/beta fold hydrolase produces the protein MSDFPNNWRGFPLADGEVAYALNDFGGAGTTVWVHGFLENSNMWQPIWDGGLRPDGKHLFIDLPGHGRTSSFGPVHSMDFMAECIELALADGGIQGPVRVIGHSMGGYTALAYAERYPERINALMLYHSTAYPDSEEKKAHRDRATQALDTGRVMFVKEAVRNFFAAPLRDAKNDEIELATQWAIQTDPNGIAAALRGMRDRPDRRTVFTSAPRAHAVVGGLDPAVDARREIQFLGLHPEVMADILPQVGHMSHLEDSPAAVNALQQFLDRTA, from the coding sequence ATGTCCGATTTTCCAAATAATTGGCGCGGCTTTCCGTTGGCCGACGGCGAAGTCGCCTATGCCCTGAACGATTTCGGCGGCGCGGGCACCACGGTCTGGGTGCACGGTTTTCTGGAGAACAGCAATATGTGGCAGCCTATTTGGGATGGGGGCCTGCGGCCCGATGGGAAACACCTCTTTATTGACTTGCCCGGACATGGCCGAACCAGCTCTTTTGGCCCGGTGCACAGCATGGATTTCATGGCCGAATGTATTGAACTGGCACTGGCCGATGGGGGTATTCAAGGGCCCGTTCGGGTAATTGGACACTCTATGGGAGGGTACACTGCCTTGGCGTACGCCGAGCGTTATCCGGAGCGCATTAATGCATTGATGTTGTATCACAGCACCGCATATCCCGACAGCGAGGAGAAGAAGGCGCATCGCGACAGGGCGACCCAGGCCCTGGATACGGGTCGAGTGATGTTCGTGAAAGAAGCGGTGCGAAATTTCTTCGCCGCACCGCTTCGCGATGCCAAAAACGACGAGATCGAATTGGCAACTCAATGGGCCATTCAGACCGACCCCAATGGCATTGCAGCGGCCTTGCGAGGAATGAGGGATCGTCCAGATAGACGTACCGTGTTCACCTCTGCACCTCGGGCACATGCGGTCGTAGGGGGCTTAGACCCTGCTGTAGATGCACGTCGCGAGATACAGTTCCTCGGACTACACCCCGAGGTGATGGCTGACATCCTACCGCAGGTAGGCCACATGAGTCATTTAGAAGATTCACCTGCCGCTGTGAATGCCCTGCAACAGTTCCTGGACCGAACGGCATAA
- the thiL gene encoding thiamine-phosphate kinase — protein MLEDKNPQRTPLSELGEFGLIDHLTQNFSLANPSSIVGIGDDAAVLSDGNERVKVVTTDMLVEGVHFDLSYAPLKHLGYKSMIVNFSDVYAMNAVPEQVTVSIAVSNRFPAEALEEFYDGIHLACKMYGVDLVGGDTTSSTSGLIISATAIGSATKGEIILRSTAKAGDLVVVSGDLGGAYMGLQILEREKAVYRDNPDMQPDLQGNEYVLERQLKPEARKDIPELLKQLEVRPTAMIDVSDGLSSEALHLARKSGLGVRLYEDKFPIDPNVLRLCDEFQLDPTVPVLNGGEDYELLFTIPQDDFEKIKGNPDLTVVGHMTEEESYYLISKDSKAHPLNAQGWNALLKKEVE, from the coding sequence ATACTCGAGGACAAAAACCCCCAACGCACACCGTTATCCGAATTAGGGGAGTTCGGACTCATCGATCATTTGACGCAAAATTTTTCGCTTGCAAACCCATCTTCCATTGTAGGTATTGGGGACGATGCTGCCGTCCTTTCGGACGGAAATGAGCGTGTGAAGGTCGTTACGACCGATATGTTGGTGGAGGGTGTTCATTTCGATCTGTCGTATGCACCTTTGAAACACTTGGGATATAAGTCCATGATCGTGAACTTCAGCGACGTATACGCCATGAATGCCGTACCTGAGCAGGTAACCGTTTCAATCGCCGTATCGAACCGCTTCCCGGCAGAAGCTTTGGAAGAGTTCTACGATGGAATTCACCTTGCATGCAAGATGTACGGCGTTGACCTTGTTGGCGGAGATACCACCTCGAGCACGAGTGGGCTCATTATTTCGGCAACGGCAATAGGTTCTGCTACAAAAGGCGAGATAATATTGCGCTCGACGGCCAAGGCAGGAGACCTCGTTGTGGTGTCGGGAGACCTCGGTGGCGCATACATGGGACTTCAAATTCTGGAGCGCGAAAAAGCAGTGTACCGCGATAATCCCGACATGCAACCCGACCTCCAGGGTAATGAATACGTGCTCGAACGCCAGTTGAAGCCGGAGGCCCGAAAAGATATTCCCGAGTTGCTCAAACAGCTCGAAGTAAGGCCAACGGCGATGATCGATGTCTCTGACGGCCTTTCCAGCGAGGCACTTCATTTGGCACGGAAGAGCGGCTTGGGGGTTCGGTTGTACGAAGACAAATTCCCTATCGATCCCAATGTGCTTCGATTGTGCGACGAATTCCAATTGGATCCGACCGTTCCAGTGCTAAACGGCGGAGAGGATTACGAGCTCTTGTTCACCATTCCTCAAGACGATTTCGAAAAGATCAAAGGCAACCCCGATCTGACGGTGGTAGGTCACATGACCGAGGAAGAATCGTATTACCTGATTAGCAAAGACAGTAAGGCTCATCCACTGAATGCACAAGGTTGGAATGCATTGCTAAAAAAAGAAGTTGAATAA
- a CDS encoding iron-sulfur cluster assembly accessory protein, which translates to MIQVSDTAKDKLIQLMAEEGSTVENSYLRVGVTSGGCSGLSYELKIDRNMSETDKMFEDKGIKIVVEKKSFLYLVGTTLEYSGGLNGKGFFFNNPNASRTCGCGESFAV; encoded by the coding sequence ATGATACAAGTTTCAGACACGGCGAAGGATAAGCTGATTCAACTGATGGCCGAAGAAGGCAGTACAGTGGAAAACAGCTACTTGCGCGTTGGTGTTACAAGTGGTGGTTGCTCCGGCTTGTCTTATGAGCTCAAGATCGACAGGAACATGAGCGAAACAGACAAGATGTTTGAGGACAAAGGCATTAAGATCGTGGTGGAGAAAAAGAGCTTTTTATACCTCGTGGGAACCACACTCGAATACAGTGGAGGACTAAACGGAAAAGGATTTTTCTTTAACAACCCGAATGCGTCGCGCACCTGTGGATGTGGCGAGAGCTTCGCGGTTTAA
- the sufB gene encoding Fe-S cluster assembly protein SufB — protein sequence MMSDENKVLEEVTTSEYKYGFYTDIENDAIPPGLNEDVIRMISAKKEEPEWMLEWRLNAFRKWSKMKEPNWQKVKYAKPDYQGITYYSSPKKKKGPDSLEEVDPELLKTFERLGISLDEQKRLTGVAVDVVVDSSSVATSFKEKLGELGIIFCSMGEAIQKHPDLVRKYLGTVVPPTDNFFAALNSAVFSDGSFCYIPRGVRCPMELSTYFRINAAGTGQFERTLVVAEDSSYVSYLEGCTAPQRDENQLHAAVVELVALDNAEIKYSTVQNWYPGDKDGKGGVYNFVTKRGICHENAKISWTQVETGSAVTWKYPSCILKGDNSVGEFYSVAVTSNRQQADTGTKMIHIGKNTKSTIIAKGISAGHSDGSYRGLVKIMKNAKNARNFSQCDSLLMGDKCGAHTFPYIEVKNDSAQIEHEATTSKIGEEQIFYCKQRGLGEEEAIALIVNGYVKEVLNKLPMEFAIEAQKLLEISLEGSVG from the coding sequence ATTATGAGTGACGAGAATAAAGTATTAGAGGAAGTAACTACCTCTGAGTACAAATACGGCTTTTACACGGACATTGAGAACGACGCGATTCCGCCGGGGCTCAACGAAGATGTTATCCGTATGATCTCTGCCAAGAAGGAGGAGCCCGAATGGATGCTCGAATGGCGTTTGAACGCCTTCCGAAAGTGGTCCAAAATGAAGGAGCCCAATTGGCAAAAGGTCAAGTACGCAAAGCCGGACTACCAGGGCATTACCTACTACTCTTCCCCTAAGAAGAAAAAAGGCCCGGATAGCCTTGAAGAAGTCGACCCGGAATTGCTCAAGACCTTTGAGCGCCTCGGTATCTCACTTGATGAGCAAAAGCGCCTGACGGGAGTAGCCGTAGATGTGGTAGTAGACTCTTCGTCGGTGGCCACCAGTTTTAAAGAGAAACTCGGTGAGCTGGGGATCATCTTCTGCTCTATGGGTGAGGCTATTCAAAAACATCCGGACTTGGTTCGTAAGTACCTCGGAACGGTAGTGCCTCCAACAGACAACTTTTTTGCAGCGTTAAATTCAGCCGTATTCTCGGACGGGTCATTTTGCTATATCCCGAGAGGGGTTCGATGCCCAATGGAGTTGAGTACTTATTTCAGGATCAACGCCGCCGGTACGGGTCAGTTCGAGCGTACCCTTGTAGTTGCTGAAGACAGCAGTTACGTGAGCTACCTCGAGGGATGTACGGCTCCACAGCGCGACGAGAACCAGCTTCATGCCGCCGTTGTTGAACTCGTGGCCTTGGACAATGCCGAGATCAAATACTCAACGGTCCAAAACTGGTATCCGGGTGATAAGGACGGAAAAGGCGGTGTATATAATTTCGTTACGAAACGTGGTATTTGTCACGAGAACGCCAAGATCAGCTGGACTCAAGTTGAGACCGGCTCGGCCGTTACTTGGAAGTATCCATCGTGCATCTTGAAAGGCGATAATTCGGTCGGAGAATTTTATTCTGTGGCCGTAACCAGTAATCGCCAACAAGCCGATACCGGAACCAAGATGATCCATATTGGCAAGAACACCAAGAGCACCATTATTGCGAAAGGTATTTCTGCCGGTCATTCAGACGGAAGTTATCGAGGTCTGGTGAAGATTATGAAGAACGCCAAGAACGCGAGAAACTTCTCACAATGTGACTCACTCCTCATGGGAGATAAATGTGGTGCCCATACTTTCCCGTACATCGAAGTAAAGAACGATTCGGCTCAAATAGAGCACGAGGCAACGACCTCTAAGATCGGAGAAGAACAAATTTTCTATTGTAAGCAGAGAGGACTCGGAGAAGAAGAGGCCATTGCGTTGATCGTGAATGGCTACGTAAAAGAAGTTTTGAACAAGCTGCCTATGGAGTTTGCCATAGAGGCGCAAAAACTTCTCGAGATCAGCTTAGAAGGAAGTGTAGGTTAA
- the sufC gene encoding Fe-S cluster assembly ATPase SufC translates to MLKIDNLKASVEGKEILKGINLEVHPGEVHAIMGPNGSGKSTLSSVIAGREEYEVDSGSISFLKEDLLDMEPEDRAHLGVFLSFQYPVEIPGVSVTNFIKTAINETRKAKGLDPMPAKEMLQMMRENMELLEMDRKFLNRSLNEGFSGGEKKRNEIFQMAMLEPRLAILDETDSGLDIDALKIVANGVNKLKIKDNAVIVITHYQRLLNYIVPDVVHVMLDGRIVKSGDKSLALELEEKGYDWIKQEIAQTV, encoded by the coding sequence ATGCTCAAAATAGACAATCTCAAAGCCTCTGTCGAAGGCAAAGAAATATTGAAGGGGATCAACCTCGAAGTACACCCGGGCGAAGTACATGCCATCATGGGTCCTAACGGAAGTGGAAAATCAACTCTTTCCTCGGTGATCGCCGGACGTGAAGAGTACGAGGTCGACAGTGGAAGCATCAGCTTCCTGAAAGAGGACCTCCTCGATATGGAGCCAGAAGACCGCGCACACCTAGGCGTGTTCCTGTCGTTTCAATACCCGGTGGAGATTCCCGGGGTTTCGGTGACGAACTTCATCAAGACCGCCATCAATGAAACGCGCAAAGCCAAAGGACTAGATCCGATGCCAGCGAAGGAAATGCTCCAAATGATGCGCGAGAACATGGAACTCCTCGAAATGGATCGAAAATTCCTCAATCGATCTTTGAACGAAGGGTTTTCCGGTGGAGAAAAAAAGCGTAATGAGATCTTCCAAATGGCCATGTTAGAACCGAGATTGGCGATCCTGGATGAAACGGATTCCGGGCTCGATATCGACGCGCTGAAGATCGTGGCGAACGGAGTAAACAAACTCAAGATCAAAGATAATGCGGTCATAGTGATCACGCACTATCAACGCCTGTTGAACTACATCGTTCCTGACGTGGTGCACGTGATGCTCGACGGTCGCATCGTAAAGTCAGGAGACAAATCATTGGCTCTTGAACTCGAGGAGAAAGGTTACGATTGGATCAAACAAGAAATCGCTCAAACGGTATAA
- the sufD gene encoding Fe-S cluster assembly protein SufD, with the protein MALKEDIIHSFMAFEASLNGHSKTPVHKIRSEAFDRFEKLGFPTQKNEEWKYTSLIPITKRDYSFTPNSDEALEYRDVKQYLVHEIDSYRIVFVDGMFSSWMSNIPTKDFHLGCLCDALERNSDVVKNYFTKIASDENDGILAMNTSFAYEGALIEIPDGVTVDKPIQIVYFSTKRERDFLVQPRNLIVVGKNAEVQLIERHQSLGDENSTFTNSVTEISAKEDARLSLYKIQNDVETASLIDTTTVEQEARSNVSIGTFSTGGQFIRNNLRFTFKGEYAEANLNGISLLNDRQHVDHHTVVDHAVPNCQSNELYKGIFDDKSHGVFNGSVVVQPDAQKTNAFQQNDNVLLTDTATIDSKPQLEIYADDVKCSHGCTVGQLDEEALFYMKSRGIGDREAKATLLYAFKHDAMEIVRIEALRKRLNKIIAKKLNVDIDFEL; encoded by the coding sequence ATGGCTCTGAAAGAAGATATAATTCATTCGTTCATGGCCTTTGAAGCGAGCTTGAACGGGCATTCCAAAACGCCCGTACACAAGATCCGCTCGGAAGCTTTTGATCGATTCGAAAAACTGGGGTTTCCAACTCAAAAGAATGAGGAGTGGAAATACACTTCACTCATACCCATCACCAAACGCGACTACTCTTTTACTCCGAATTCGGATGAAGCTCTTGAGTATCGCGATGTAAAACAATACCTGGTCCACGAGATCGACTCGTACCGAATCGTTTTCGTCGACGGCATGTTCAGCTCTTGGATGTCCAATATTCCAACCAAGGATTTTCACCTTGGCTGTTTGTGTGACGCTCTGGAAAGGAACAGCGATGTGGTCAAGAACTATTTTACGAAGATCGCATCGGATGAAAACGATGGCATTTTGGCCATGAACACATCGTTCGCCTACGAAGGTGCTTTGATCGAAATACCCGATGGAGTAACTGTCGATAAGCCGATCCAGATCGTTTATTTCAGTACCAAGCGCGAACGCGATTTTCTGGTTCAACCGCGTAACCTTATCGTGGTTGGTAAGAACGCCGAAGTTCAGCTGATCGAGCGCCATCAAAGTTTAGGTGATGAAAACTCCACCTTCACGAACTCGGTGACGGAGATATCTGCCAAGGAAGATGCGCGATTGTCGCTGTACAAGATCCAGAACGATGTAGAAACCGCTTCATTGATCGATACTACGACCGTTGAGCAAGAAGCTCGAAGTAACGTTTCCATTGGCACTTTCTCGACGGGAGGTCAGTTCATTCGAAACAACCTGCGCTTCACCTTCAAGGGCGAATACGCCGAAGCGAATTTGAATGGTATCTCCCTTTTGAACGACCGTCAACACGTCGATCACCACACCGTCGTTGATCATGCAGTCCCAAATTGTCAATCGAACGAGTTGTACAAGGGAATCTTTGACGACAAAAGTCATGGAGTATTTAACGGCTCGGTCGTGGTACAACCCGACGCTCAAAAGACGAACGCCTTTCAGCAAAACGACAACGTGCTTTTGACCGATACGGCTACCATCGACAGTAAACCTCAACTCGAGATCTATGCCGATGACGTTAAATGCAGCCACGGTTGCACCGTCGGTCAGCTCGATGAAGAAGCTCTGTTCTATATGAAGAGTCGGGGAATTGGCGATCGCGAAGCCAAAGCGACCTTGCTTTACGCCTTCAAGCACGATGCCATGGAGATCGTACGCATTGAAGCACTCCGTAAACGATTGAACAAGATCATCGCCAAAAAATTGAATGTGGATATCGATTTCGAACTATGA